The Agromyces mangrovi genome contains a region encoding:
- a CDS encoding sugar phosphate isomerase/epimerase and 4-hydroxyphenylpyruvate domain-containing protein: protein MRTSIATVCLSGGLVEKLHACSDAGFDGVEIMDADLIGAMESPEEIRALCARLGLSIDLFQPFRDLEGVADEVFADNLRRAEAKFDVMQRLGADTILVCSNAGTATIDDDEVAAAQLAALADAAAQRGIRIAYEALAWGRFVDDYRHAWRIVQRADRPNLGVCLDSFHILSRGHDPAGIEEIDGEKIFFLQLADAPALDMDVLSWSRHHRLFPGEGDFALTDFLAHVLRAGYTGPLSLEVFNDTFRQTDVVRTAGHARRSLTWLADRTAAANGWTDDLLGEPQVARGIDFVEIAGADLTAVDETLELLGFAFGGRHRSKRVRLWTAGEARIILDEQVRDETPRLTGIGLMVDDADAAVDRAVALGAPAAFRRTYAGEQELRGVASPDGTVVYWSDRPADTSWITEFEGGSPGSDACASGVVDHANVGYRWQDFDEAVLFASSVLSLTTQSSADVPGPQGLVLSQVMRTADGVVRLPMNLAPPTAPVPDRHVAVRCDDVVAAARAARAAGLDFLRIPTNYYDDLAAQFDLDPALLAELRELDLLYDRDGSGGEFIHFYTPTIGGVFFELVERRGGYDGYGAASAPVRLAMQRRASA, encoded by the coding sequence ATGCGCACTTCGATCGCCACCGTCTGCCTCTCTGGCGGGTTGGTCGAGAAGCTCCATGCCTGCAGCGACGCCGGCTTCGACGGAGTGGAGATCATGGACGCCGACCTCATCGGCGCCATGGAGTCCCCCGAGGAGATCCGGGCCCTCTGCGCGAGGCTCGGGCTCTCGATCGACCTGTTCCAGCCGTTCCGCGACCTCGAGGGCGTCGCCGACGAGGTCTTCGCCGACAACCTCCGCCGCGCCGAGGCGAAGTTCGACGTCATGCAGCGGCTCGGCGCGGACACCATCCTCGTCTGCAGCAACGCGGGCACCGCCACGATCGACGACGACGAGGTCGCCGCCGCACAGCTCGCGGCCCTGGCCGACGCGGCCGCGCAGCGGGGCATCCGCATCGCCTACGAAGCGCTCGCCTGGGGCCGATTCGTCGACGACTACCGGCACGCCTGGCGCATCGTGCAGCGCGCCGATCGGCCGAATCTCGGGGTGTGCCTCGACAGCTTCCACATCCTCTCCCGCGGGCACGACCCCGCGGGCATCGAGGAGATCGACGGCGAGAAGATCTTCTTCCTCCAGCTCGCCGACGCGCCCGCGCTCGACATGGACGTGCTCTCGTGGAGCCGCCACCACCGCCTCTTCCCCGGCGAGGGCGACTTCGCGCTGACCGACTTCCTCGCGCACGTGCTGCGCGCCGGGTACACCGGCCCGCTCTCGCTCGAGGTGTTCAACGACACGTTCCGCCAGACCGACGTCGTGCGCACCGCCGGCCACGCCCGCCGGTCGCTCACCTGGCTCGCCGACCGCACCGCGGCGGCGAACGGCTGGACCGACGACCTGCTCGGCGAGCCGCAGGTCGCGCGCGGCATCGACTTCGTCGAGATCGCCGGCGCCGACCTCACCGCCGTCGACGAGACCCTCGAGCTGCTCGGCTTCGCGTTCGGCGGCCGGCACCGCAGCAAGCGCGTGCGCCTCTGGACCGCCGGCGAGGCGCGCATCATCCTCGACGAGCAGGTGCGCGACGAGACGCCGCGGCTCACGGGCATCGGGCTGATGGTCGACGACGCGGATGCCGCGGTGGACCGGGCCGTGGCCCTCGGCGCGCCCGCGGCGTTCCGGCGCACCTACGCGGGCGAGCAGGAGCTGCGCGGCGTCGCCTCACCCGACGGCACGGTCGTGTACTGGAGCGACCGCCCCGCCGACACCTCGTGGATCACCGAGTTCGAGGGCGGCTCCCCCGGCTCCGACGCGTGCGCGTCGGGTGTGGTCGACCACGCCAACGTCGGCTACCGCTGGCAGGACTTCGACGAGGCCGTGCTCTTCGCGTCGAGCGTGCTCTCGCTCACGACGCAGTCGTCGGCCGACGTGCCCGGCCCGCAGGGGCTGGTGCTCAGCCAGGTGATGCGCACCGCCGACGGCGTTGTGCGCCTGCCGATGAACCTCGCACCGCCGACCGCGCCCGTGCCCGACCGGCACGTCGCCGTGCGCTGCGACGACGTGGTCGCCGCCGCCCGGGCCGCGCGCGCCGCCGGGCTCGACTTCCTCCGCATCCCGACGAACTACTACGACGACCTCGCCGCGCAGTTCGACCTCGACCCGGCCCTGCTCGCCGAGCTGCGCGAGCTCGACCTGCTCTACGACCGCGACGGCTCGGGCGGCGAGTTCATCCACTTCTACACGCCGACCATCGGCGGCGTGTTCTTCGAACTCGTCGAGCGCCGCGGCGGCTACGACGGCTACGGCGCCGCGAGCGCCCCCGTGCGCCTCGCGATGCAGCGCCGCGCCTCCGCCTGA
- a CDS encoding carbohydrate ABC transporter permease: MTDLETRAAVTVGAKGGRRSPFGRGAATARRFAPERRRNWMLTVLLWLCVLYFILPLWWLLVSSTKDNSALFSTFGLWFGGELSLWENLQTLFTIRGGIFTRWLLNTVLYAGVSAVGATLLAAAAGYAFAKYRFPGSAALFSIILGAIMIPLTALALPTYLLFSRAGLTDTPWAIIIPSLVSPFGVYLMRVYAADAVPDSMIEAARVDGAGEFRIFWQVGLRLLGPGLVTVFLFSLVATWNNYFLPLIMLNSSDLYPITVGLAQLQSAASAGGGSQALFSTVITGSFVSILPLVIAFLFLQRYWQSGLATGGVKG, encoded by the coding sequence ATGACCGATCTCGAGACCCGGGCCGCGGTCACCGTCGGCGCGAAGGGCGGCCGACGCAGCCCGTTCGGCCGCGGCGCCGCGACCGCCCGCCGCTTCGCCCCGGAGCGACGCCGCAACTGGATGCTCACCGTGCTGCTCTGGCTGTGCGTGCTCTACTTCATCCTGCCGCTCTGGTGGCTGCTCGTCTCCTCGACCAAGGACAACTCGGCGCTGTTCTCCACCTTCGGGCTCTGGTTCGGCGGCGAGCTGTCGCTCTGGGAGAACCTGCAGACGCTGTTCACGATCCGCGGCGGCATCTTCACGCGCTGGCTGCTGAACACCGTGCTCTACGCGGGCGTCTCGGCGGTCGGTGCGACCCTGCTCGCGGCCGCAGCCGGCTACGCGTTCGCGAAGTACCGCTTCCCGGGCTCCGCAGCGCTGTTCAGCATCATCCTCGGCGCCATCATGATCCCGCTCACGGCGCTCGCGCTGCCGACCTACCTGCTGTTCTCGCGGGCGGGCCTGACCGACACCCCGTGGGCGATCATCATTCCGTCGCTGGTCAGTCCGTTCGGCGTGTACCTCATGCGGGTGTACGCGGCCGACGCGGTACCCGACAGCATGATCGAGGCGGCGCGCGTCGACGGTGCGGGGGAGTTCCGCATCTTCTGGCAGGTCGGCCTCCGGCTGCTCGGGCCGGGCCTCGTGACGGTGTTCCTGTTCTCGCTCGTGGCGACCTGGAACAACTACTTCCTGCCGCTGATCATGCTGAACAGTTCGGACCTGTACCCGATCACGGTCGGGCTGGCCCAGCTCCAGTCGGCGGCGAGCGCCGGCGGCGGGTCGCAGGCGCTGTTCTCGACGGTGATCACCGGATCGTTCGTATCGATCCTGCCGCTCGTGATCGCATTCCTGTTCCTGCAGCGGTACTGGCAGTCGGGCCTCGCCACCGGCGGAGTGAAGGGATGA
- a CDS encoding TRAP transporter small permease, with product MTEPERPQGRVPVLRRISRIVFIAELAIGSIALLAILAFVFLQALQRYLPIEGFPWTGELARFSLVWLTFSAAGLLVTSRGHIALEVVDVARNKMLVRIVQVFAMLVVAATGVGLTLEAWALIETQGIIKSPVLRMPMSWVYVPVLIGAASTAIRATIAAIDVAVNGPVISTDASADGAEPDRSAGNGEQEATA from the coding sequence GTGACCGAACCTGAACGACCGCAGGGCAGGGTGCCCGTGCTGCGGCGCATCTCGAGGATCGTCTTCATCGCAGAACTCGCGATCGGGTCGATCGCGCTGCTGGCGATCCTCGCCTTCGTCTTCCTCCAGGCGCTGCAACGGTACCTGCCGATCGAGGGGTTCCCGTGGACGGGCGAGCTCGCCCGGTTCTCGCTCGTCTGGCTCACGTTCTCGGCGGCCGGCCTCCTCGTCACGAGCCGTGGCCACATCGCCCTCGAGGTCGTCGACGTTGCCCGCAACAAGATGCTCGTACGCATCGTGCAGGTGTTCGCGATGCTCGTCGTCGCCGCGACCGGCGTGGGCCTCACGCTCGAGGCGTGGGCGCTCATCGAGACGCAGGGGATCATCAAGTCGCCCGTGCTGCGCATGCCCATGTCGTGGGTCTACGTGCCCGTGCTCATCGGCGCCGCGAGCACCGCCATCCGCGCGACCATCGCCGCGATCGACGTGGCCGTGAACGGCCCCGTCATCAGCACCGACGCGTCCGCCGACGGCGCCGAGCCCGACCGGTCGGCCGGCAACGGCGAGCAGGAGGCGACCGCATGA
- a CDS encoding beta-galactosidase trimerization domain-containing protein has translation MAIALDWDSWWAIEQPASPTTVPYLQVLFAWHRAFTSLGHTVDFVRADGDLSAYGLVVAPAHFVATDAQVSGLAAYADGGGTLVVGFGTGITDEDLRIRLGGYLGEPLREALGVWVEEFAPPAGPDLAATGGGEVPPVGLSGEVLGADATGSTWAEVVRVTDADVRATFTDGALAGSPAVTRRAAGDGSAWYVATLPDPEPLRALAAALAADAGVTAPEPAATGDEVEVVRRGELTFVINHGASDARVLLTGTDVLTGADASGLVLAPQGVAIVHP, from the coding sequence GTGGCGATCGCCCTCGACTGGGACAGCTGGTGGGCGATCGAGCAGCCGGCGTCGCCCACGACCGTGCCGTACCTGCAGGTGCTGTTCGCCTGGCACCGTGCGTTCACGTCGCTCGGGCACACGGTCGACTTCGTGCGCGCCGACGGCGACCTGTCGGCCTACGGCCTGGTCGTCGCGCCCGCGCACTTCGTGGCGACCGACGCGCAGGTCTCCGGGCTGGCCGCCTACGCCGACGGCGGCGGCACGCTCGTCGTCGGGTTCGGCACCGGCATCACCGACGAGGACCTGCGCATCCGGCTGGGCGGCTACCTCGGCGAGCCGCTGCGCGAGGCGCTGGGCGTCTGGGTGGAGGAGTTCGCGCCGCCGGCCGGGCCCGATCTCGCGGCGACCGGCGGGGGCGAGGTGCCGCCCGTCGGGCTGTCGGGTGAGGTGCTCGGGGCGGATGCCACGGGCTCGACCTGGGCCGAGGTCGTGCGCGTGACCGACGCCGACGTGCGCGCCACGTTCACCGACGGCGCGCTCGCGGGTTCGCCGGCCGTCACTCGCCGTGCTGCGGGCGACGGGTCGGCCTGGTACGTCGCCACGCTGCCCGACCCGGAGCCGCTGCGCGCGCTCGCCGCGGCGCTCGCCGCGGACGCGGGCGTCACGGCGCCCGAGCCCGCCGCGACCGGCGACGAGGTCGAGGTCGTGCGGCGCGGGGAGCTCACGTTCGTGATCAACCACGGGGCATCCGATGCCCGCGTGCTGCTGACCGGCACCGACGTGCTCACCGGTGCGGACGCCTCCGGCCTGGTGCTCGCGCCGCAGGGGGTCGCGATCGTGCACCCCTGA
- a CDS encoding carbohydrate ABC transporter permease — protein MSHAPALDDERPTAAAPQKRRVSANQRKLNRAAYLFITPFFVIFVAMLIVPLGYAGYLSLFESRLIGGETFAGFANYVRALQDPDFLASIGRMALFFVVQVPIMLGLALFFALALDSGRARGSKGARLLIFMPYAVPAVVATLMWGYLYGPDFGPIAQIARSIGFGTPDFLSPENILGSMMNIVTWEFVGYNMIILYAALRAIPSELYEAAEIDGAGQFRTAWSVKIPAIRSAILLTVIFSIIGTFQLFNEPSLLNTIAPDAITNSFTPNYYAYNLAFINQELNYAAAIAFLLGLVIAIVSYVVQLNEQRRARKERSGA, from the coding sequence CAGCGCAAGCTGAACCGCGCCGCATACCTGTTCATCACCCCGTTCTTCGTCATCTTCGTCGCGATGCTGATCGTGCCGCTCGGCTACGCCGGGTACCTCAGCCTCTTCGAGTCCCGCCTCATCGGCGGCGAGACGTTCGCCGGGTTCGCCAACTACGTCCGCGCCCTGCAGGACCCGGACTTCCTCGCCAGCATCGGCCGCATGGCCCTGTTCTTCGTCGTGCAGGTGCCGATCATGCTCGGGCTCGCACTGTTCTTCGCGCTCGCGCTCGACAGCGGTCGGGCACGCGGGTCGAAGGGCGCGCGCCTGCTCATCTTCATGCCGTACGCCGTGCCGGCGGTGGTCGCCACCCTCATGTGGGGTTACCTGTACGGCCCCGACTTCGGTCCGATCGCGCAGATCGCACGCAGCATCGGGTTCGGCACCCCCGACTTCCTCTCGCCCGAGAACATCCTCGGCTCGATGATGAACATCGTCACGTGGGAGTTCGTCGGCTACAACATGATCATCCTGTACGCCGCGCTCCGGGCGATTCCGTCGGAGCTGTACGAGGCCGCCGAGATCGACGGCGCCGGTCAGTTCCGCACCGCGTGGAGCGTGAAGATCCCGGCGATCCGCTCGGCGATCCTGCTGACGGTGATCTTCTCGATCATCGGCACGTTCCAGCTCTTCAACGAGCCGAGCCTGCTGAACACGATCGCGCCCGACGCGATCACCAATTCGTTCACGCCCAACTACTACGCGTACAACCTCGCGTTCATCAACCAGGAGCTGAACTACGCGGCGGCGATCGCGTTCCTCCTGGGCCTCGTGATCGCGATCGTGTCGTACGTCGTGCAGCTCAACGAGCAACGACGGGCGCGCAAGGAGAGGAGCGGAGCATGA